The genomic window ATTATGCCTGCCAGTATCCCCAAAAGGAAAATATAAATTGTATTCTCGTTAACCTTCATTTTTGAAAACATATTTTACTAAGACAGGATTCTCTTGTTCCGAATGTGATTGAATAATTCTTTGCTGATCCTCATTTCTTAACTTCTCGGGAAATAGATCATTTAATGGAAGCCCTCCTTCCGGAGTACAGAGGATGAAGTCTTCTCCGAAGTAGATCGGGTAAAGTTGCAAGCCCTCCTTGGTTCGCTCGAATTGAAGCAAGTCATGGTTTTTCCTGTTATAAAACAGTTGGATGTACTTGTTTTGGCGGACTACCATGGCGTATCGATATCTGCTGTTTTGTCCCTGAGAGTCTATTATATAATTTACGCTCTTAGAGGAATAGACATCCTTCGCGTATTGAATTATTTCTTGCTTGCTCATATTGGGATGGAATTCTAATTTTTCGATGTCATTATTTAAATCACCAAAATCCCAACGATAAAGCTCTGTAAAGGTCGCTCCCGATAGTGAATAAATCGTATTAGTCAAAGACCTTCGAAAAGCGTGTGGAAATGGAAATACACCCCTACAAAATACATCTTTTATGTCTTCAGGAAAATATTCATCGAGTATCTCGTTTCTTGATAGGGAATAAAACTTCAAGCGATGGTCGTAATCGTATGTGAAGAAAGCTATCGTATCCTTGTTTTGGAACTGTAGGCTGTTGTAGGCCCCCGCTATTTCAGGAAGTTTCTTTTTCTCGATGAACTTGCCCCCTAGATCATAGAAAAAGAGAGCGTTGCTGACGGCGCAAAGTACTACAAGGTTCCTGCGGGTCGTATCGATCGCGAAATCTGTTAAGTTTAAATACTCACCCGGGCCGTTTCCTTTCTCGTTAAGTGCGAATTGGAAATGTCCCTCCCTATCGAAAACAAAGATTTGGGATCTCGAATAATCGTGAATATAATATCGATCCTCAAAAAACTTGATTTGGGTTATATTACGGATCAGCGATTCTGGCGTTGTCTCTAACGGAATGAGTTGGATCTCAGAAAATAGATCTTTAGTGGAGATCTCGTCTCGCTCGTCCAAATTCACGGTGATGATATCTGATTCCATGTTTTTCTTATCCTTCCATCCCGTACAAGAAAGAAAGAAAAATATGGATATCATCGAAAAATAATAGATGATACTTTTCATACTTTTTAATCTGGATAACAATGATGTTCTTGCATTCCTGAGAAATAACAATGCACATAATAAATACCACTTATCCAATCTACATTCCAGCAAGTCCCCTCATATCTGCCGCAGCTTATGACTGGGCCTTGGTCGCCATCCGGGCAAGCATGATCATCACTGTCACCTTCTGCTAAAACATCTACGTTTATAGCGAAAAAGATCAAACTGATTAACACCGTGAATTTAAAAAATCTCTTTCCCATACATCATTAAATTTAAGTGAAACAAAAGTTTGAATACAAATATATATATATATTGATAGTGTAATGATTTCCATGTGAAAATTTCCCGGAATAAATTATTCATGTTAGATGTTGAGTTTGTCGAGAGATCATTTTCGGGAAGAATTTTTTACTTCAATACGATCTTGTAGCTTTCTTCCCCTCCGGTAGCCATGTGCAATTGGAGGACGTATAACCAACCCGTCGGGCGTTCTGGTGAGATTCTCGGAAAATATTTTTAGTAGTTCATCAGGAAATCGACAAGATTCGTATCCCCATCAAGGGCTAATCGCTTTCTTAAGCGGTATCTTCTTAGCTCGATAGCCCGTACGGATACATTCATTAACGATGCGATCTCCTTCGTGGAAAGGTTCATGCGGAGTAAGCAACAAATACGCAAATCGCCTGCCGTTATATCTGCGTATTGCTGGCGTAAACGATCCATGAAATTCTGGTGGGCGCTATTGAAATAGGTCTCGAACTGCACCCAATCCGCTTGATCGTTCAAGGTAGATTCGATCAAGGAACGTAAACGGGTATATAACTTATTGGGGTACCGGTCACCCAATGTCTCTTTCTGCTTATCCAGTTCTTCCAACAAAGCTTGGATTGCCTCGTTTCTTTTTACCAAAGCTGTTGTCTGGAGAGTAAGCTCATTGTTTTTGTTTTGCAACTCCGTTTCCAGCATCTCGCTTTTCATTTGTTGAAGCCTTTGCAGTTCGGCTTGTCGCTCTGCCTCCAGCTTTTCTTGTTCTTTTTTCCGCAAATTCCTTAAATGGTACCGAAGTCCTTCTTGAATGGCGAACCATATCAAAGCGACGTAGATCAAATAGGCCCATACGGTATTATACCAAGGAGGGCGCACCGTGATTTGCATCGTGATCTCGGGAAACGGCCCACGGGTTACATATTTACGTACCCTTAGCTCATAAGTTCCTTCCGGAAGTTGTAAGAAGGTAATTTTGCCGTCTTTCTGCCAAGAAGACCAATCGGCGGATACCCCTTCCAGCTTATAACTGATTTGGTGATTAGGGGTGAATACCGTTGTTCCGATGTATAGCGAGAGTTCTTGGAAGTTATGGGGCAGGTCGATTCTTTGCGTGTCCGGATATAAATAATGTGTACCTTCTTGATCTTGATACTCGATGCGCATAAACCGTGGCATCGTCAATCCTCCTAGGCTTCCCTCTATTAATTGACGAGTGTTGATTAATAGGGTTCCTTGCATGGCAGATACCAAATCAAGAGAATCATTCAAGGGGATGATCCGTTTGCCATTGGTTACCAGATTCAGATCGTAATTATCGAATAGGATCCGGCATTTTAAAGTTCCTGTACCGTTTTCCCGATGGAAGAGTCCGGCCTCATTCTGGATCGTGAGCCAATACAAATTGTCTGGAACCGGGTAAATACTTTCTGCGTTGGCGAATACGCTCAATACGTCTTTATTCTTAAATAAAGAGCTTACCGATAAATGATTATCGGTCGTATCCGGATGGATATATGAACGTCCGATCTCATCGGATATCGGGGTAAACTTATCACCAAACATCAGGCTCCGGCTGAAGTAGCCGACATTGGTCCGGATATAGAGGCGGTTATCCTCTTTTACAGCGTCTTCCAACTTTCCGATCTGGCTTCTTTTACCTAACATGGCGATGGGAGGATTGATATCTATTTGGGAGATACCATTATCCAAGGCGACCCAGATTAAATTATTATCCTGTACGCAGATGGAGCGTACGATATTATCTTGTAACTGATTATTGATGTTGAGATGTTGAAAGATCTCCCCTTCGTCGTTGGTGATATAAATACCGGACGTAGATGTTCCCGTGAAATTGAGACCTCCGGCGCTAGCGAAGGAAGTTGGGTGCTTCTCCTCGATTTCTTTCGGGATCGTGTAATTCGTCTCGGGATCATCGAAATTTATATATGACGGGAGCGTATCGATCGGATGGTATTCCAGATTCCCGAGTTTGTCGTATAGCCAATAGCCTAACGATGATTTGCCTTGGGTATAGATAGAATCGTTCTGGAAAGATACTTTATAAATAGGGGTTTTATCCGGTAATGGATATGTGTTCCATGTATTCCCGTCAAAAGTAACCAGACCGGAATTATTAGCTACATATAAGATGCCATGATAGGAAACCGCTAAATCCCAATTTTGGCAACTAGCCTTGTAATCGTCTACGGAATAATTTTGTACGAGGATAGAGGGAGCGACCACAGACGCACGCAAGGCGAAAACCGCCAGTATAGATAATAATATGATAAAAGGTAGCCGTCTGTACATGGTCTTTAAACTATAGAGACAAGGCATAAAGCCTTGTCTCTTTCTATTACACGCATGCAAATATAATCAAATTTTGATTATTTGTACTCCTGCCAGCTCTTAATCTGAATATCTTCTACGTTCATATTGCAGAAAGCGTCGATAAAGGCGCTGGCCAGACGGGCGTTCGTGATCAATGGAATGTTATGATCGATCGCCGCACGGCGGATCTTATAGCCATTGGTCAACTCACGTTTGCTATGATCTTTCGGGATATTTACTACCAATTCGAAAGCGTGATTGCTGAACATATCCATGATGTTCAAATCACCTTCCTCATCCGGCCAGCAAACGGCGGTTGCCTTGATTCCATTATCGTTCAGGAACTTGGCGGTTCCGTGCGTACCATAGATCGTGTAACCCTTGGCATCCAGCATCCGGCAAGGCTCCAATAAATCGACCTTGCTCTTAGCTGCGCCGGAAGAAACTAAAATGTTCTTCTTAGGAATACTGTTGCCTACGGCGATCATGGCGGAAAGCAAAGCCTCGTTGAAATCGTCGCCGATACAACCTACCTCGCCGGTGGAGCTCATGTCCACACCTAATACGGGGTCTGCCTTGTGCAAACGGGCGAATGAGAACTGGGAAGCCTTGATACCGATCCAGTCGATATCGAACGCGCTCTTATCCGGTTTCGTATACGGAGCGTCCAGCATGATGCGGGTAGCCGTCTCGATAAAGTTGCGTTTCAATACTTTAGATACAAACGGGAAACTACGTGAGGCACGTAAGTTACATTCGATTACTTTCACGAAGTTATTCTTCGCCAAGAACTGGATATTGAACGGACCGCTGATGTTTAACTCCTTCGCGATCATCTTGCTTACTTTCTTGATACGACGGGCTGTCTCGAAGTAAATCTTCTGAGCCGGGAACACCAAGGTAGCGTCACCGGAGTGAACACCGGCGAACTCGATATGCTCGGAGATCGCGTACTCAACCACCTCGCCATTCATAGCGACAGCGTCGAACTCGATCTCTTTCGTTCCTTGCATAAACTCGGATACGACCACCGGATATTCCTTGGAAACCTTAGCGGCCAAATCCAAGAACTCGATCATCTGCTCTTTCGTATGGCAAACGTTCATCGCCGCACCGGACAATACGTAAGACGGACGGATCAAGATCGGGAAACCTACTTTCTCGATAAACGCGTCGATCTCTTCCATGCTGGTAAGCTCTGCCCAACGAGGTTGGTCGATACCTAGCGAATCCAACATCGCGGAGAATTTATGACGGTTCTCGGCACGGTCGATTGATAGCGGGGAAGTACCCAATACCGGAACATTCTGGCGGTAGAGTTTCATCGCCAAGTTGTTCGGGATCTGTCCACCTACGGAGACGATCACGCCCTTCGGCAATTCCAGATCGATTACGTCTAGCACGCGCTCGAATGAAAGCTCGTCGAAGTAAAGACGGTCGCACATATCGTAGTCGGTAGATACGGTCTCCGGGTTATAGTTAATCATGATCGATTTATAACCTAGCTTACGAGCGGTCTGGGCGGCATTCACCGAACACCAGTCGAACTCAACGGACGAGCCGATACGGTAAGCTCCGGACCCCAAGATAATCACGCTCTTCTCATTCGGGTAGTAGGTAATGTCGTGCGGCGTACCGTCGTAAGTCATATATAGATAGTTGGTCAATTCCGGATGTTCGGAAGCGATCGTGTTGATACGTTTCACGGTAGGGAGAATGCCCATTTTCTTACGCAAGTTGCGTACGCGGATATTCTCTTTCTCCATATTGCCTTCCGGGCTCTCTACGTAACGAGCGATCTGGAAGTCCGAGAAACCAAGGCGTTTAGCCTCTTTCAATACATCCTCCGGAAGATCCTCGATCTTGTTGTAGCCTTTCAATACGTTGGCGTAATCCACGATATTCTTCAAGCCTTCCAAGAACCAGCGTGTGATCTTTGACAACTCATGGATCTTGTCTACGCTATATCCTTGTTCCAAGGCTTGCGCCACGGCGAAGATACGCAAGTCGGTAGGGTTCGCCAACTCCTCGTCCAAGTTATCGAAGTGGATATCGTTGTTACCTACGAAACCATGCATTCCTTGTCCGATCATACGAAGACCCTTCTGCATGATCTCCTCGAAGCTCTTACCGATCGACATGATCTCGCCGACGGATTTCATGCTGGAACCGATCTGGCGGCTGACACCCACGAACTTCGTCAAGTCCCAACGAGGGATCTTCACGATCATATAATCTACCTCCGGCGCTTTGTACGCGGAGTTCGGGGTACCCATCTCGCCGATCTCGTCCAATCCGTAGCCCAACGCCAACTTAGCGGCGACGAAAGCCAATGGATAACCGCTGGCCTTGGATGCCAAGGCGGAAGAACGGCTCAAGCGAGCGTTCACCTCGATCACGCGGTAATCGCAAGTCTCGGAGTTGAAAGCGTATTGGATATTACATTCACCCACGATACCTAAGTGGCGGATCGTCTTGGTAGAAAGTTCCTTCAACAGGTCTAATTCTTTCTCGGTCAAGGAGCAAGTCGGAGCCACTACGATACTCTCGCCGGTGTGTACGCCTAGCGGGTCAACGTTCTCCATGCTCACTACCGTGAAGCAATGGTCGTTCTTGTCGCGGATCACCTCGAACTCGATCTCTTTCCAACCCTTCAAAGATTCCTCGACCAAAATCTGGGATGAGTAAGCGAAAGCGCTTTCCGCCAAGGTGCGAAGCTCGGCCTCGTCCTTGCAGATACCACTGCCCATACCACCTAATGCGTAAGCGGAACGGATCATTACGGGGAAACCGATCTTGTAAGCGGCAGCCACGGCGTCGTCCATGCTTTCTACGGCTTGGCTGATCGGGGTCTTCACTTCTATCTCGTTCAGTTTCTTAACAAATAGGTCACGGTCCTCGGTGTACATGATCGCCTCAACGGATGTACCCAATACTTTCACGCCATATTTAGCCAACGTGCCGCTGGTGTAAAGTTGAGTACCGCAGTTCAAAGCGGTCTGGCCGCCAAACGCCAATAGGATTCCGTCCGGTTGTTCTTTTTTGATAACTTCCTCAACGAAGTAAGGAGTGATAGGCAAGAAATATACCTTATCGGCTACTCCCTCGGATGTTTGGATAGTCGCGATATTCGGATTTAGCAATACGGTACTGATCCCTTCTTCTTTCAGAGCCTTTAACGCTTGCGAGCCAGAGTAGTCAAACTCCCCGGCCTGTCCGATCTTCAGGGCACCCGAGCCCAGAACAATCACCTTTTTGATATCACTTTTCGACATAGTAATTTGGGTTGTTTTGTTTATTATAATGATTTTAGAATATTATACCTTTATATTATATCACCGGACCGCTGGACACAAAAAAAATGCGTTAGTAAAAGTAACCAACGCATCTTATATAACCAAATTATAATCCCGTAAAATAGAGAAAAGAGCCTCAACCTCCGACATATAACCGGAATAGAACTTCGGATTATCCTTATGTGTCTTGTTTGTCATCTGCTCTCTCTTCAAAATTTCGGCAAAGGTATGGATTATGTCTGAAAGAACAAAGCTTAAATGCGAAAATCTATGCTGAAATAGTATTGTCTGTGTTTAACAGCCTCTAAATCCAGCTTAACACATCCATTATTTAAAAACAATCTTATGTGTTTCATAAGTATCATTGCCTATTTGGAGTCTTAATACATAGATGCCCGAAGGTAATGTATTAAAATCTAAGAGATCTCCTTCTCTCAAGAATGTCCCCTCCCTTACTAATGCTCCGGTTGATTGGTTATATAGAGTATAGGTTGGCCTAGTCTCTAACATAACACTGAATTGATCTTGGATTTGAGTTTCTTTTGAAATATTAACCATATGAGTGGATGAGGAAGTTGAAACAGAATAATAATATCCCGTAACAGATACTGTTTTTATCACATAAGACCCGGGTGTTCCACAAGTGCTGGTTGAACGACAGCCCACAATATAAGTTCCTGGTGCGGAGAAGGTAACACTGTTTGAATACCGATAGGCAGACATGCTAGCCGTGTTTGGACTGACCATCCATTGATAATTCCCTTCGTCTTCCATAAATATAGGGCTAGCCGTAAAAGATGCACTACCACCAGCCCCTACTTGATCCGGACCGGACACGGAAGTTATGGATGGGGCACCGATAGAAACAGTTTTCGCTACAGAAACTGAAGAGCCATTAGGAAGTACCACATTCGCATAAATCGTACCACTCATTGTTCCTCCCGGATTAGAGATAGCCCGAACCGTGATTGAATTACTATTCTGTCCTCCACTTACAATTTGTAGGCCACTGGTTCCTAATGTCCAATTCCCCTTATAATTACGATTTAACGTGTAGGTTTTATTTCCGGTACATGGCACTAAATTATCGCCGGATATTTGGGGATATACTTCTCGGACAGCCGCCTCTGCATCAAGCAAACCATATCCCATATTGGCATTCCAAGTTCCAAATGGATGTCCTGAAACTGTTGAGTAAGAATAAGATCCAATTTTTCTGGCAGAGTGTCCAAGTATATTTCGAACTTCAGCTTCTGTCAATTTTGGATTAATAGATAGTAGGAGTGCTGCAACGCCTGAAACTTGAGGGCAACTCGCTGAGGTTCCTCCAAAAGTAGAGAGATAATTTCCGGGGTAAAGCCCGGCACTCCCCATTAAATCCAATGTGCGAATATCCCCTGTATAATCCAAGGCACCAGAAGGTGCAACCAGATTAATTTCTGAACCTCTTGCACTATAAGAACACAAAGCACCATTTTTATCAACTGCGCCAACTGCGATAACCCCATTAACAGTTGCGGGAAACGAAACAGAGGAACCAGAATTTCCTGCTGCAAAAACAACTACACATCCCAGTCCACCGCGTCCATTCGT from Parabacteroides distasonis ATCC 8503 includes these protein-coding regions:
- a CDS encoding S8 family peptidase, with the protein product MKTNNLIYLLVIVLLSSIHCDVNAQYYWSQNRKIALTPDSSHLVLNIEADLIRTPMLSSDYKGFNEISPNIIVKENKSNIFSENDFKAYESDPLVKRASPAYLVNGTDTLYVTNHILLKPKNGVSIDSILAGMNEIVEVVDQTKYGVYTLSVNQGFDVLTYANIIYENGLVDFCHPDFIMRITQFLNDPLYSEQYYLNNTGQLGGTWNIDINAPEAWSMTKGSSSIKVAVIDQGVAGHEDLGDRLLPGFTPGLANGNGAPVSNNPHGECCAGIIGASHNNLGIAGIAPLVKIVPVNIFYSQSSSNIAAAINYAWDDAEADVISNSWGGSVADAITSAINNARTNGRGGLGCVVVFAAGNSGSSVSFPATVNGVIAVGAVDKNGALCSYSARGSEINLVAPSGALDYTGDIRTLDLMGSAGLYPGNYLSTFGGTSASCPQVSGVAALLLSINPKLTEAEVRNILGHSARKIGSYSYSTVSGHPFGTWNANMGYGLLDAEAAVREVYPQISGDNLVPCTGNKTYTLNRNYKGNWTLGTSGLQIVSGGQNSNSITVRAISNPGGTMSGTIYANVVLPNGSSVSVAKTVSIGAPSITSVSGPDQVGAGGSASFTASPIFMEDEGNYQWMVSPNTASMSAYRYSNSVTFSAPGTYIVGCRSTSTCGTPGSYVIKTVSVTGYYYSVSTSSSTHMVNISKETQIQDQFSVMLETRPTYTLYNQSTGALVREGTFLREGDLLDFNTLPSGIYVLRLQIGNDTYETHKIVFK
- a CDS encoding 6-bladed beta-propeller — translated: MKSIIYYFSMISIFFFLSCTGWKDKKNMESDIITVNLDERDEISTKDLFSEIQLIPLETTPESLIRNITQIKFFEDRYYIHDYSRSQIFVFDREGHFQFALNEKGNGPGEYLNLTDFAIDTTRRNLVVLCAVSNALFFYDLGGKFIEKKKLPEIAGAYNSLQFQNKDTIAFFTYDYDHRLKFYSLSRNEILDEYFPEDIKDVFCRGVFPFPHAFRRSLTNTIYSLSGATFTELYRWDFGDLNNDIEKLEFHPNMSKQEIIQYAKDVYSSKSVNYIIDSQGQNSRYRYAMVVRQNKYIQLFYNRKNHDLLQFERTKEGLQLYPIYFGEDFILCTPEGGLPLNDLFPEKLRNEDQQRIIQSHSEQENPVLVKYVFKNEG
- a CDS encoding transcriptional regulator, which codes for MYRRLPFIILLSILAVFALRASVVAPSILVQNYSVDDYKASCQNWDLAVSYHGILYVANNSGLVTFDGNTWNTYPLPDKTPIYKVSFQNDSIYTQGKSSLGYWLYDKLGNLEYHPIDTLPSYINFDDPETNYTIPKEIEEKHPTSFASAGGLNFTGTSTSGIYITNDEGEIFQHLNINNQLQDNIVRSICVQDNNLIWVALDNGISQIDINPPIAMLGKRSQIGKLEDAVKEDNRLYIRTNVGYFSRSLMFGDKFTPISDEIGRSYIHPDTTDNHLSVSSLFKNKDVLSVFANAESIYPVPDNLYWLTIQNEAGLFHRENGTGTLKCRILFDNYDLNLVTNGKRIIPLNDSLDLVSAMQGTLLINTRQLIEGSLGGLTMPRFMRIEYQDQEGTHYLYPDTQRIDLPHNFQELSLYIGTTVFTPNHQISYKLEGVSADWSSWQKDGKITFLQLPEGTYELRVRKYVTRGPFPEITMQITVRPPWYNTVWAYLIYVALIWFAIQEGLRYHLRNLRKKEQEKLEAERQAELQRLQQMKSEMLETELQNKNNELTLQTTALVKRNEAIQALLEELDKQKETLGDRYPNKLYTRLRSLIESTLNDQADWVQFETYFNSAHQNFMDRLRQQYADITAGDLRICCLLRMNLSTKEIASLMNVSVRAIELRRYRLRKRLALDGDTNLVDFLMNY
- the carB gene encoding carbamoyl-phosphate synthase (glutamine-hydrolyzing) large subunit, encoding MSKSDIKKVIVLGSGALKIGQAGEFDYSGSQALKALKEEGISTVLLNPNIATIQTSEGVADKVYFLPITPYFVEEVIKKEQPDGILLAFGGQTALNCGTQLYTSGTLAKYGVKVLGTSVEAIMYTEDRDLFVKKLNEIEVKTPISQAVESMDDAVAAAYKIGFPVMIRSAYALGGMGSGICKDEAELRTLAESAFAYSSQILVEESLKGWKEIEFEVIRDKNDHCFTVVSMENVDPLGVHTGESIVVAPTCSLTEKELDLLKELSTKTIRHLGIVGECNIQYAFNSETCDYRVIEVNARLSRSSALASKASGYPLAFVAAKLALGYGLDEIGEMGTPNSAYKAPEVDYMIVKIPRWDLTKFVGVSRQIGSSMKSVGEIMSIGKSFEEIMQKGLRMIGQGMHGFVGNNDIHFDNLDEELANPTDLRIFAVAQALEQGYSVDKIHELSKITRWFLEGLKNIVDYANVLKGYNKIEDLPEDVLKEAKRLGFSDFQIARYVESPEGNMEKENIRVRNLRKKMGILPTVKRINTIASEHPELTNYLYMTYDGTPHDITYYPNEKSVIILGSGAYRIGSSVEFDWCSVNAAQTARKLGYKSIMINYNPETVSTDYDMCDRLYFDELSFERVLDVIDLELPKGVIVSVGGQIPNNLAMKLYRQNVPVLGTSPLSIDRAENRHKFSAMLDSLGIDQPRWAELTSMEEIDAFIEKVGFPILIRPSYVLSGAAMNVCHTKEQMIEFLDLAAKVSKEYPVVVSEFMQGTKEIEFDAVAMNGEVVEYAISEHIEFAGVHSGDATLVFPAQKIYFETARRIKKVSKMIAKELNISGPFNIQFLAKNNFVKVIECNLRASRSFPFVSKVLKRNFIETATRIMLDAPYTKPDKSAFDIDWIGIKASQFSFARLHKADPVLGVDMSSTGEVGCIGDDFNEALLSAMIAVGNSIPKKNILVSSGAAKSKVDLLEPCRMLDAKGYTIYGTHGTAKFLNDNGIKATAVCWPDEEGDLNIMDMFSNHAFELVVNIPKDHSKRELTNGYKIRRAAIDHNIPLITNARLASAFIDAFCNMNVEDIQIKSWQEYK